GGTTGGACTACATATGAAAATAAGAAATATGATCTCATGCGATTAATGGTGAGAGAAATATTTTTATCACTCTTACGATATTGTTTGTCTTGCCTATTGTGGCATATTAGACGCCATTTAATTTGGACCTTATAAAATTAGTTCACGCATCAAATATGTAATCTACGCATCATATCTGGtcaaacaaatattttgaagaaGAGAATATGGTAAAGGCTTGGAGcaaaaaagttaggaaaacaACCTTTCGATCCATTTAAAACGACTAATGGAAATGGACTAATCTTCATATAAGCCGAAAGGCTTGAGTAGGCTTCAATCTAGCCCAGTATACGAAATCCCACAGCCTGGCCTAGGTTGTGATCTGTATGACCATTTTTTTTAGACATACTTCCAAGAAATTACCATAATACTTGGcatcatcaaattttttttagacatACTTCAATCTAGCGATCACGCATCAAATATGTAATCTACGCATCATATCTGGtcaaacaaatattttgaagaaGAGAATATGGTAAAGGCTTGGAGcaaaaaagttaggaaaacaACCTTTCGATCCATTTAAAACGACTAATGGAAATGGACTAATCTTCATATAAGCCGAAAGGCTTGAGTAGGCTTCAATCTAGCCCAGTATACGAAGTCCCACAGCCTGGCCTAGGTTGTGATCTGTATGACCATTTTTTTTAGACATACTTCCAACATAATTAAAATAGAAATGAAATGATTTATAAGATTTTGGTTTCTAAGGAAagattacttattttttgtctacaaatattcaaaatttgataCCTGAACTCGATGAGACGCGCTTTTGAACCCTGGGATGTGTTAAACTCGGGTACCGAGTTATTTTTAGGTAAGCTTATCAGTGAATCATGTTAAGCCCAAATGATTCGGTGCAATATTTAAGTCAGAACATGTCATTTCTTCCCTTTCATCTAGATGATTATGGCACAAATTTTTCACtctaatatataatataataagtatttttcctaataatttttttttttcatacaaatGATACATAGAAGCTGCAGGGAATCTTGAACACCGAAGTACTTGGCTCATTACCACTGTTTTACCAATTAAACCAGGGGACACTCGATCAATCTCCAAGGTCCCTATATCCATTCCATATCCCAAGATTTGAGAACGAACCAGACTGGAAAAAGAGCATCCAAAGATTGCCTATCTTTTGTGGCCAATCTACCTTGAATAGCTAGGGCCATTGATTAACAGCCCCATTTTGGGACATAATGATTGAACCAAACTAAGAGTGGATTCCAGAAATCTAAAAAagccttattttttaagaaagcaattttaagctaaaaaattatgggcttattgaaatctaaaaatatataatatgaatctttttttatcttttatatgatgcaaaaaaaaattaaaattcatttttcatttacattatttttgaatttgtaaatgtgaaataagctgtttattttttaaaaaggtttctggaacggggcctaatgtTATGCCAACTGATAACATGACTAATGAACCTGATTGCCTGCCTAACTGTGTATTGATTGGTCCCAAAGAAATTAATATGTAGCATCCAaaaggtttcgaacctgagacctgAGAAGGGAGCAAACCGTAAGTCTCAAGCCCTAACAACTACGCCAATATTATCAATTAGGTGCAAATTGTCCAACCAAAAGAATGTAGAGTTACCATTTCCCATATTGTGCTTTATCCAGCTCTGCACTACACCCCGTATATGTATATAGGTGTTTGAAAATCAGCAccgagaataaattttttagctATCCCATACCGACTATGTATGGTCTTCGACCTTACACGAATTAAGGTTTCTGATTTACCATGAATAATGATGTGGTAGCTTCTAAAATTGTATTTTCATGTAAGAGGTTGGATGTTTCGTGAAATGCTCTTATCGATATTCGATTAGGCTGATCATGATTTTGTACATGGACCTTGAACGAAATATTTTAGACAAAATGAGCGATTCTGAACATCTTTAAAAAACCCGAAACAGGTCCAAAATAGAGCTAGCTGTACGAGCTAGTCCAAAAAGTATTTGTCAACGTAATTTGGGTATAGTAGTTTAAGGGGGTTGTCTATACCTAAACCCTTTCCAAAATACAACACATGTCCAAAGCACGTGGTTAATAATCCACCTACCGGGACCTTAGTGTCGGTAGTCATTGCGAATTGGCATAAAGAATCAAGGAAATTAAATATGCAATCTATTTAATTGAATGGTCCACCAACTTGACGTGGATGGCCTACTCCTTTTGGGTTTATCTAAAAACTGAATATGcgcttaaaaaaaagaatattacTCCATAAATCCGACAAGGTTTATTGCTCTCAACACTCTATAGTAATTTGTAGAATACGCGCGCACAGCCCTATAAAAGGACCGTAGCTAAGATTTTACTGCATCGATCTAGCAGGTATATTTAGCCAACGAAGTGGCTAGAGATCGATATAGAGATTTGAGCCAAAGCTTTGAGAGATGGAACTCCAAATACTTGCACGTTAAGCACTTTGTCTATCTCCCGATTAGCTTTGATTTGATAATGGCTTTTGCAATTGGAGAAACATTGTGGAAGGTTGGATTATTTGCTAGCTATACTCTGGTCGATCTCTTTGGTTAGCAAGAAATGATCTTGTGTTCAATATCAAGATTCCAGATGAAAGTGAGGTTGTGGATTGGATTAAGACTAGGATCGCCATATGGATTAATGATAATAATTCGATTAATCATCCTATGGCTAACATTTTACTCGATTGCAGATTCCTGAAGAAAGAATTTGATGTTGCGTCCTTCATGCAAGCATATTTATCGAGAAGCAAATCTAGCATCGGCAAAGGATGCCCCGattttagtatatatatatatatatatatatatatatataataattcgATTAATCATCCTATGGCTAACATTTTACTCGATTGCAGATTCCTGAAGAAAGAATTTGATGTTGCGTCCTTCATGCAAGCATATTTATCGAGAAGCAAATCTAGCATCGGCAAAGGATGCCCCGattttagtatatatatatatatatagacacacacacacacactcctatTCCTATGTGTATTGCCTCTGTTTTTTATGCAGATCTCGTTGGGAAGAAATATCCCAGATTTGTAAGCACTTAATTTTGGTTTATTAATGACAATGATTTATTAATGAATCGTCagttacggaaaaaaaaaaaagaaaaaagaaaagaaagtgaaacatCTCAAAATTTGAGATCTTTAACCCAAATTTTAATGGCCTGGTGCTTAGGCTGCCCAGGTTAACGGTGTAACCTTGAATTAACCATTCCGATTGGAGTTGCTCCTAAACAATTGATGTTACCTGAAGaaatgtacccaaaaaaaaaaaaaagaaaatcttatTTGTGGACCATTTTGTAAATAAGGTTTTACGGAGGCTAATCGCGAATGTCCAAATTAAAGTGtttttgaacggtccagattgaaaatcaattatgaccggtaacaCTTAATTATAACCGGTCagaattgaaaacgaatcttaGCCATCGATTGCGCGAATGAATAGACCGCTCTGTGAACAGAACAACCTGTTCACGCTCTGTGAATTacctctcaaaaaaaaatctagaaatcgCAATTATGCAAGCTGAAGATGGAGAAAGGGCAAAGGGTCATGCTTCTCAACACGTTGATTTGACTTCAAGTTGTCTCTTTTGGGTGCTCTTTGGGGTGTTTTCTTTTGGGGATCTTTGATGTATCTTTTAGGGGGTGTTTTTGGGTTTTAGGTGTTAGGTGTCCATTTAGAATTGGTGTTACTCTGTTATTGTTGACTTCTTACTAACTTTGGTTTGTTATTCTCTTCCTTTCGGTCTTTTTTGGTATATGATTGTTGAAACTTGTTGTTTTTCCTTATGGGTTATCTCTTTTTCCGGCTTGATGCTACTTGAGGTCCGTTTAATCTttaatttgtaatttattttcaaaaattaataaatttgtttgcctataaaaaaacaaaagaaaataattgtgCCCAAAAACAACACCGCCGGATGAACCTTGTCCACAagattttcaaagattaataaatttatttgcctatgaaaaaaacaaaagaaaataattgtgCCCAAAAAACAACACCGCCGAATGAACCTTATCCGATCCACATGGGTAGGTTTTTGGACCCGTCCCGCACTGTTCTTCCCATACATGCAATGCTTATATCCGATCCACGTGCGAAATTAAACAAAGGGCATCTACTAAAGATTTTTTGGGTCTTTCGCATGTAGCTTGGTCCAATCTTTCCAcgagattaaattttttacattgtcggtgtgaatatttattttttttaagtcaattatattgcgccacgtcaccatgttttattgattAGAACTACTGTTTTGCAACAtagcgcaatataattgatttgaaggaaacaaatgttcaCACGAcgatgtaaaaaatttattctcttcttcCACTTCAAATTTAAACGCACGGCtgatgattttgtcacttcctttttcgttaacgtcactctcccgcaagtgtatttttagtgcaaaaatatAGTTGCAGGctagtggcgttaacaaaaaaaaagtgacaaatcATTTCTCCAAAATAAATGAACTATAGTGACAATAAAGTTATCGCTAACTCCAAAATAGTTGTCACTAAAAATGGGTAGCTAAAAATATGTAGTACTGGTGGAAGGTTTAGATTAAATTCTCATCACCATAATGTGAAATGATCAAGAATCTGAGTTATATCAAGAAAACATGCGCGCCTTATCTGAATCTGACTACAATGATGGCCACATGCATAAAGAGATTAAAGATGAAAGCCACAAGATCGAGGAACTCATGTATTACTAGTAATTGGCAAGATCCACAAACAATTCAGAACACGAACTCACATCATGGGAagattcattttcttttgacaaaTTAAACACGTCTAAATTAaacacatgcatgcatggttAATAATCCAGCTAGCGGGACCAATGTGTCGGCAGTACATGAACATTTGAGCAAGTCCAAAATAGTTTCCGCTAAggatttttaagaaaataaatacttatttgtaaACTACTTCCTAATTAATTCGTCAAGATTTAATGCCGTCAACACTATATGTAGCTATTTGCAAGGCATCTCATCGTCCCTATGTTGAGACCGAATGTAAGATATTCTGATCGCATATTACGGatacaataggtgcatattTAGCTCCACCTTGCTGCTGGCTATAATGACTTGAGCCTAAGATTTGAGTGAGAAACCCAAATACTTAGGGCGGGATTAAAAGCTCCAGTTGGAGCTGCTCTTGAGCAATGAATGATACCCAAAAATTAAATCTACACGAAGACAAAAGAAATAATGGTGCATGCCTGcaaagaacaaataaaaaagaacacCCCCGGTTGAACCTCCTCCAACAGGAtgaacaggagagagagagagagagagtgtgtttgaACCTCCTCTAAAAGGACGAGCATTTGATAAACATTTTCTGACAAACGTCCCGCATTGACCGACGTGGATaagtttttatcaaacggtCAAGCTAATACGTGCTCCTGGGGCATCTGCTTAGGGGCAATAGCAATTAAAGATGTAATTTGAAGTTAATGATATTTAGGGGCACCTCTTTAATTGTAATTAATAATGTTTTATCTTATTCGACGAATTTCTACGCATTAAAATTTTGCATAGTAGGAAGCACTTTCCTAGATTCTGTTAGCGACATTAATTGCATCATCTTGGCTGCCAACATTACCCTTTAGAATAGCTTTTGTTTTAGAAGCCAAAATAATAAGTAGGAGCATAAAAAACGAAAAATTGGTTTGGAAAGATGCTCTATTTAAGTCAGCTCAAATTCAAGTGGCGTTCCGGTAAGAGATTTTTGgatgtttttgggctttttttattgtttttattcaaaaaaaatcacgtTGGTTAGATTTGCAACAACCTTTTGTTGATTATTGAcgaaaggaatcaaaaaagtaacaattgaataaattttatccaattatttttgaaaatatccaaaataaagcccaaaaagtgcaaaaaattggctttatcttgaatatttcaaaatatatatGGATAAAAGTGATTACTTTTCCGGTTCGTTTTTACTATAACATGTTGAATATGGATCTTATGTTGCAGGTATTGCAAAAATCTTTGGAATAATAACAATTTTATGAGGCTTTAAATATCACATACACATTAGATGAATAAAATAGGAATTGGAAAATGTGAACTGTGAATTGGAGGAACAATCctatcttctcttctttttctctcccaACTTTTGACGAAGGGTGAgcttttatttacaaaaaaagaaaatcagtttttgtTACTGCAATATGCTATGGtattgactttttatttgaaatcGAAATGTGAAGCATTCATTATCATCGGAAAAAAACTTCAAGCAATGACATAGTTAGTACTTAAAATTATTTCTACCGTGACAGTTAATGAAAATTGGTGAAGCTAATAACATGGGAACAAGAAACTAGCATTAACCATTAACAATAAATGCATTATTAATTGCACTTGATCAAGTGCCCCAGGGGCATTCCTAAGCATTTGCCTTTATCAAATATGTCACACTCTCAATTTAAAGAACGCATTGCCAATTGAGAAGGTAATCCAATTTTTAATGATTATATTTTCCACGGGCGGGCGCATTACAGGTTGAGGGTTCAAGCCTGAAGCCGACACTTGGCCTCAATAAATGCATTactattttataattttcttttcatataATTTGGTGTTACTTTgatgtatttcaatttttttcatattgtcGCCAatcaaagtaaaagaaaattcacATATGCAACTCaacaaaattaaatattttaaggctAACTAATTTTCAACCAACAAAAAATTTTCTTTACGTTTTGGTTATCGCCGAACTAAAATCCTGGAGCTACCCCTTTGACTTTAGATACTAGTGCTATCAACATAGTGGTTAGCGACAGAATTCACTTATCACGGGGCTTGTGGGGTCACATTTATATCTCAACTCAGTTTCCAGAGATTTTTTCTCATAACGTGAGCAAGtaagcaaaaaaaagagtgactaATTATAAAGGGTAGGGTATATATGATGACGAGCTTAACATGCTACAGACAACTCGACTACCCGAATGTGCGGTACAATTGTGGTACTAAATATTTTTTCgaagagtttaaattctttccaccaccACGGTTTCCACCACCATTGTGTGCCTCACTATGCATTCAATTTGAACTATTCATCTTATATAGCCTATAGAGTAGCATATTCACGCAAAAATTTAACTTAATCAGATATTGATAGATAcatcaaaacttgaattttattttataaaatatagACAGTCATAAATAGTTTAACTTTATACTTACTAACCGTCCATTTTGAAAACCCAAATTTAATTTTCTAAATATCTTTCAATGTCCGATCAAGTTGACTtgttgaaaaaataaacaactcTAGAGACTCTAAAAAATTGAACAGTTGAGTAAACGCAATGCATAGTGAGGCCCATGCATATTGATGGTGGCGGTAAGGTCGACAGAATTTAAACTCTTTTCCAGAACCATGAGAACTGAGTAGAGTGAGTAGTAGCAAGTTGCGGACTTTGTGAtaattaaaggaaaaaattctaaaatcagcctaatAGGCTGataataataagtgtgtgaatatgtattaaaggATGttaaagtacacagaaatacgtatttttcttatcttctagtgtgtttattgtCGATCAGCTCAGAGCAAGACCGATAATTAAATGACCCAACTATACTCAACAGCCAACCACATTCTGCCTCATATGTCAAAGACCTTTTAATGTGGACTCACAGCCACTGCAACCACTCCAAGTCTATAAATAGACATCAAAATTGAACTTCAATTTCATTCCATTCCATCCAATCCAATTAATCAACTAAAGAAGGAAATGGGTTCCAAAACAATTGCTTTCCTTGGCCTTTTTCTGGCCGTTGTTCTTTTCATCACCTCCGAGGTGACAGCCAGGGATTTGGCTGAGACTACCCCTTCTACTACTTCAAGTGAGTATTGATTGATTTTATACCTTGATTAAGGCCTGGATTTGCCTTTAATGGTTTCATTCTCTGTCATTTCTCCACTTGGTTTTCGGCTATAATTGGacagaaaatgagagaaaaaggagaattAAAAATGAAACTTTTGTGATATGGTTAATTTGGAGAACCGTAACGTTCCATAATACATCTTCAATATAAACCTTGAATATCTtcgtttgtttttatttattagtattttttcCAATGTATAAACCCTTGCTTAGTTTGTTTGATACAACAAAATAGTATATTATGATTTTTAGGCCTTTATTTTATCAAAGTTAATTCTCACATCAACCTTGAATGAGATATAATTTTTCGCTTTGCCATTACTGAAAAGAAATGTTGTAACCATAGTAATATATGTTCCTCTAGTTCGTTCCCTCTCTTCATGGCAGAACGTGCAATTAAAGATGAATTCAGTTTTAGAATTAAAAAtgagtttcaattttcaactcgACCTTTCGCCTCAATTTGTTCATATAATTGTTGCCACACTTGTTTCTAATCACCCCTAGACTATTCAAGCATATATATCATTTGTGCAGCGGAAGCTACTGAACAGACCAATGGGTTTGATGATGCCAAGTATTATGGTGGTGGCGGAGGATATAGAGGTGGCGGGTATGGAGGTGGTGGGCGCGGTGGATATGGTGGTGGCGGGTATGGAGGTGGCGGACGCGGTGGATATGGAGGCGGAGGCGGCCGAGGAGGatatggaggtggaggtggccGAGGTGGACATGGTGGCGGCGGATACGGAGGAGGCCGAGGAGGATACGGGGGTGGCCGAGGTGGACATGGAGGCGGCGGATACGAAGAAGGGAATTAACTTTATAGGTGCTAGTATTTAAGATATCTGTGCACCTTGGTAAAGTATGTATGAATAATGAAGAAAATCTAACCAAGCCCTTCAGATTAATAGTCCATGTGGCGGTTTCTCTGTTAAGGCAaggtttgtatttttctttgtttggttttcaacTTGTGTAAAGTCTTGTAATAATATTGGTATGTTTCGAAGCACAAGGAGCAGTTATAAGTTCGAATTAATATGTTTTctagtattttttcttttttcatgcttTGCCAACTACAACATGCATAGTCGAAATTGTGAGACCTGCGTCGGTTTATGTGTAATGCAACATGCATCCTCTctcgttttcaatttttttttttcaaacacttCTTATGTTTCGAGTATAAATTCTAAAATCCAAAAGCAATAATGAAGAATCTAAATCTTGTAGACCCAAACCACGGCCAAGCCCAAGCTTAATGCTTGGAGCCCGATCATTGGTTCTTTAGAGGATCTGTGTTGAAAATGGTAAAAGTACTCAAATGGCACACATGATTGGCTGGactatatataaaagaaaataagaaatataatcttattcgACTAATAGTGAGAAATATTTTTATCACTCTTGTGACATTGCATGTTTATCTTGTCTATTGTGGCATATTAGACGGCATTTAATTTGCACCATATAAAATTAATTCAAGCGTCAAATATGTAATCTGCGCGTCATATTTGgtcaaacaaattaaatattttaaagAAGAGAATATGGTAAAGACTTGGAGCAAAAAAGTTAGGGAAACAACCTTTAAATCCATTTAAAACGACTAATGGAAATGGACTAATCTTCATATAAGCCGAAAGGCTTGAGTAGGCTTCCATCTAGCCCAGTATACGAAGTCCCACAACCTGGCCTAGGTTATGATCTgtatgacaattttttttagacgtACTTCCAACATAATTAAAATAGAAATGAAATGATTTATAAGAGTTTTGTTTCTAAGGAAaggttacttattttttgtctacaaatatccaaaatttaataCCTTATTCTACGAAGATAGTTTGAACTCGATGAGACGCCCTTTTGAACCCTGGGATGTGCTAAACTTGGGCACTGAGTTATTTTT
The sequence above is drawn from the Rhododendron vialii isolate Sample 1 chromosome 6a, ASM3025357v1 genome and encodes:
- the LOC131328942 gene encoding glycine-rich cell wall structural protein-like — protein: MGSKTIAFLGLFLAVVLFITSEVTARDLAETTPSTTSTEATEQTNGFDDAKYYGGGGGYRGGGYGGGGRGGYGGGGYGGGGRGGYGGGGGRGGYGGGGGRGGHGGGGYGGGRGGYGGGRGGHGGGGYEEGN